The following are encoded together in the Candidatus Omnitrophota bacterium genome:
- a CDS encoding tetratricopeptide repeat protein, with amino-acid sequence MHVGKGYSVHDDKEAMEFAWVWFNNKDYGAAERTINIALGINPKNIDAYNLLGIIALKNSDPRKSVEYLEKANYLVKENNAPYSEYILNNLGFAYYSNQEYRKALQVFEASFEIKKNWVSSFGTAMALYNLGDKEGAKPKIEYCKNETDFESKAKEILEYFNIATEENLIKFLGLKENKRE; translated from the coding sequence TTGCATGTGGGCAAAGGGTATAGTGTACACGATGATAAAGAAGCGATGGAGTTCGCTTGGGTATGGTTTAATAATAAAGATTATGGTGCTGCTGAACGAACAATAAATATAGCTCTAGGTATCAATCCCAAAAACATTGATGCATACAATCTCTTGGGAATTATCGCCTTAAAGAATAGTGACCCAAGAAAATCTGTTGAATACCTTGAGAAGGCTAATTATCTTGTAAAAGAAAATAATGCGCCTTATTCAGAATATATATTAAACAACCTGGGATTCGCTTATTATAGCAACCAAGAATACAGAAAAGCTTTGCAAGTTTTCGAGGCCTCATTTGAAATTAAGAAAAACTGGGTAAGCAGTTTTGGCACTGCTATGGCGTTGTATAATTTAGGCGACAAAGAAGGGGCGAAGCCAAAAATTGAATACTGCAAAAATGAAACGGATTTTGAATCAAAAGCCAAAGAAATATTAGAATATTTCAATATAGCTACTGAAGAAAATTTGATAAAATTCCTAGGATTAAAAGAAAATAAAAGAGAATAA